The Amycolatopsis sp. QT-25 genomic sequence GGTCTGGGAAGTGCGCCAGGCGTTGGTCTTCAGCAGCTTGCGCCCCAGCGCCACGACCTTCGCCGGGTCCACTTCGGACACCGGCGTCCATGGGGTGACGCCGAGCAGGAAGCACATCTCGACCTTGTACATGTTCCCGATCCCCGCCATGATCCGCTGATCCAGCAGGGCGTCGCCCAGTTCGCGATCCGGGTCCGCGACCAGCGCGGCCGCCGCCCGCTCCGCGAGTTCGTCCGTCCATTGTGGATTCAGGAGATCCGGGCCGAGGTGCCCGACCAACCGGTCTTCCTCGTCCGTGGGCACGAGTTCGAGGTCGTGGACGCGGAAACCGATCGCCTGCAGATCCTCGGTGGCGAGGACGACCCGCGCCTGATGCGCCGGCCTGCGCCAGCGCGCGCCCGCCCGGTAGACCTCCCACTTGCCGTCCATGCGCAGGTGGCTGTGCAACGTGAGCCCGTCGGAGAGCCGCGTCAGCAAATGCTTGCCGACCGTGCCCACGCCGAGCACTGCACGTCCGGCGAGATCCGTCGTGGCCAGCTGAGGGACCCTGAACTCGCCTCGCAGCAAGGTCTTCCCGGCCAGTGCCTTGTCGAGCACCTTGCCGGCGAGGAAGACGGTGTCGCCTTCGGGCATCGGCCGTCAACCCGTACCGGTGTCGCTCAGCTTGGCGGGCTTTTCGGTGGTCTCTGGCTCTTCGTCGCCGCGGACACGGTGCCGTCCGGCCCGGCTCGAGCGCAGGACCTTCGCCAGCACCATGTTGAAGGTGAGCGCGATCTCCTGCGCGCCGGGGGAGTGCCATTCGTGGATCGGGCTGCACGCGCCCTGGGCCTGCTGCACCGCGAGCCGGTCCGGGATGGCCGTCGGCATCACCAGCGGGCCGAAGTTCTCCCGCAGTTCGGCCACGCGGAACTGGTGCTCGTAGGAACGCACGCGGAGCTTGTTGACCACGACACCGATCGGCCGCAGCCCCGGGTTCTGCTCCTCGCGGATCTTTTCGATCGCCTCGAGTGCCCGCCGGGCGCCGGAGACGGCGTACATCGTCGGCTCGGTGACGATCAGCGCGCTGTCCGCGGCCACCAGCGCGGAGCGGGTCAGCCTGCCCAGCGACGGCGGGCAGTCGAGGATCACCAGTTCGTAGGGTTCCTCGCGCAGTGGGTTCGTGTGCAGTTCGTCGAGCGCGCGGGAGAGATTCTCCAAGCGGCGGTTGTCGGCGTCGGGTTCGTTGAGCATTTCGAGCTCTTCGGCGCCGACGAGGACGTCGATCTGGTCGCTCCACACGCTGGGCGCGATCGCTCGTTCGAGCACCGAGCGCACCGGCGTCTCCAGGACGTCGGCCAGCGTGCGATCGGTGAAGGGCGGGTCCAGCGAGGTGGTGGCGTTGCCTTGCGGGTCGAGGTCGGCCACGAGAGTCCGGGCGCCCCTACGCAGCGCGGCGGACGCGACACCGAGGGCTACCGTCGTTTTACCGACGCCACCCTTCAGGCTGAGAACAGCGACCGTGTGCACTCGATACAGCCTACGGGCAGTCGGCGGTGCGGCCCCTTGGCAAGGTGTCGAACACCGCATCGGACTACACCCGGCGGCGCCCGGAAGGCGGGCATTACCCTGTGCGTTTATGAAGACGGACACCGTGGCCACGCGGGGATCGGGGGCGGTTCGCCGGGTTCTCGAAGCAGAACTCCGGGCCGCACGGGCGCGAGGCGCACAACAGCCGCACGTCGTCGACGTCGGCGGGGGCAGCGGCGGCTGGGCGGTGCCGCTCGCCTCGGCGGGCTGCCTGGTGACCGTCGTCGAGCCGAACCCCAACGCGCTGGCGACCCTGCGCCGCCGAGCCGAGGAAGAAGGCGTCTCCGGCAGCATCACCGTGATCGCCGACGACTCCGACGCGCTCGGAGCCCACGTCGCGGACGGCTCGGCCGACCTCGTCCTCGCGCACGGACTGCTCGAAGTCGTCGACGATCCGGCGGCGGTGCTCGCCGCGCTGGCCGCGGCGGTCGTACCCGGTGGCGCGGTCTCGGTACTGGTGGCGAACCGCCACGCGGCGATCCTGCAGCGTGCGCTGGCCGGACGACTCGGCGAGGCACGGGAACTGCTGGTGGCCGAGAGCGGCGTGCTCGGCGGTGGCAGGGAGACCGTGCTGCGGCGTTTCGACGCCGAGGCCCTGCGCGCGCAGCTGATCGACGTGGGGCTCGAGGTGATCTCGCTGCAGGGCGACGGCGTCGTGGCGGACTTCGTGCCCGGCGGGGTGCGGGAAGAGGACCTGGCGGAGTTCGAGCTGGCGGCGGCGTCGGTTCCGCCGCTGCGGGACATCTCCAGCAGGCTGCACTTCCTGGCCCACCGCCCGGCCTGACCCGCGCGTGCGGTGACCGGAACTGTCGGTGGTCCGGGTTAACGTGCCCGCAAGGTCGCCGGAGGGCGCCCCGCGCCCGACGGCGACTTCACCGTCGCGCGCCCTCTTTCGGGCCGAAGGGCCCCCGGAAACGTTTTGGCAGGGCACTCCCATGACCACCGCAGCTGACACCGACCACGTGCGCCCTGCCGGGGCGTTTCCGGCAGCGCGCGACAAATAGACACCGTGGGGAGAAACGCTGAACTGCCCGGCGGGATGGCCCGCTACCGCGTGACGACCGGGGCCACCACCTGGCCCGACGACACCGGTTGCGGTCTGCTGCACGTCGACATGGACGCCTTCTTCGTGTCCTGTGAGCTGCGCACACGGCCGGAGCTGGCGGGAAAGCCCGTGGTCGTCTCCGGTGGCGGCCCGCGGTCGGTCGTCGCGGCCGCGAGCTACGCGGCACGCGAGTTCGGCGTCCGGTCGGCCATGCCGTTCTCGACCGCCAAACGGCTTTGCCCGCAGCTGATCTGCATCACCCCGACACGCGGGCTCTACGGCGAGGTGTCGAAAGGCGTCATGGGGATCTTCCGCGAGCTGACGCCGCTGGTGGAGCCGCTGAGCCTGGACGAGGCGTTCCTGGACGTCGGCGGTGCGCTCAAACGGCTGGACTCCTCACCCGCCCGGCTCGGCGCCCGGATCCGGGAGCGGGTGGCCGCGGAGTTCGGGATCAGCTGCTCGGTCGGCGTCGCGAAGGTCAAGTTCGTCGCCAAACTGGCGTCCGGGATGGCGAAACCGGACGGCATGGTCGTCATTCCCGCGGCCGAGACGCTCGCGTTCCTCCACCCGCTGCCGGTGTCGGCGCTGTGGGGCGTCGGCAAGCGCACCGAGGAGCTTCTGCGGCAGCAGGGCCTCGACACCATCGCCGACGTCGCCGCCGCTCCGCTGCCCAGGCTCAGGCGGTCGCTGGGACGAGCGCTGGGGGAGCACCTGTACGCGCTCGCGCGCGGCCACGACGAGCGCGCGGTCGTGCCGGAGACGCCGGACAAGTCGATCGGCGCCGAAGTGACCTTCGACGTCGACCTCCACGACCGCTCGGCGCTCGGGCTGGAACTGCTTCGCCTGTCCGAACGCGTCGCCGCCACCCTGCGCCGCCGCGGGCTGCGGGGGCGGACGGTGTCGATCAAGGTCCGGTTCGCGGATTTCAAGACCATCACCCGCGCCAGGACGACCGCCGTCGGGGTGGACGTGGCCCGCGACATCCACCGCACCGCCGTCGAACTCCTCGCCGAGCACGCGCCGA encodes the following:
- a CDS encoding DNA-formamidopyrimidine glycosylase family protein — its product is MPEGDTVFLAGKVLDKALAGKTLLRGEFRVPQLATTDLAGRAVLGVGTVGKHLLTRLSDGLTLHSHLRMDGKWEVYRAGARWRRPAHQARVVLATEDLQAIGFRVHDLELVPTDEEDRLVGHLGPDLLNPQWTDELAERAAAALVADPDRELGDALLDQRIMAGIGNMYKVEMCFLLGVTPWTPVSEVDPAKVVALGRKLLKTNAWRTSQTTTGDLRRGREHWAYERTKQGCFRCGGRLKVASQGAGHQARPTWFCPNCQSGPAPSG
- the dinB gene encoding DNA polymerase IV, whose translation is MARYRVTTGATTWPDDTGCGLLHVDMDAFFVSCELRTRPELAGKPVVVSGGGPRSVVAAASYAAREFGVRSAMPFSTAKRLCPQLICITPTRGLYGEVSKGVMGIFRELTPLVEPLSLDEAFLDVGGALKRLDSSPARLGARIRERVAAEFGISCSVGVAKVKFVAKLASGMAKPDGMVVIPAAETLAFLHPLPVSALWGVGKRTEELLRQQGLDTIADVAAAPLPRLRRSLGRALGEHLYALARGHDERAVVPETPDKSIGAEVTFDVDLHDRSALGLELLRLSERVAATLRRRGLRGRTVSIKVRFADFKTITRARTTAVGVDVARDIHRTAVELLAEHAPTGAVRLIGVRVEGLDTESNGEQLLFDASEPRWRDAEVAADIARSKFGDGAVRPASLLTPRDQ
- a CDS encoding ParA family protein translates to MHTVAVLSLKGGVGKTTVALGVASAALRRGARTLVADLDPQGNATTSLDPPFTDRTLADVLETPVRSVLERAIAPSVWSDQIDVLVGAEELEMLNEPDADNRRLENLSRALDELHTNPLREEPYELVILDCPPSLGRLTRSALVAADSALIVTEPTMYAVSGARRALEAIEKIREEQNPGLRPIGVVVNKLRVRSYEHQFRVAELRENFGPLVMPTAIPDRLAVQQAQGACSPIHEWHSPGAQEIALTFNMVLAKVLRSSRAGRHRVRGDEEPETTEKPAKLSDTGTG
- a CDS encoding methyltransferase domain-containing protein, with the protein product MKTDTVATRGSGAVRRVLEAELRAARARGAQQPHVVDVGGGSGGWAVPLASAGCLVTVVEPNPNALATLRRRAEEEGVSGSITVIADDSDALGAHVADGSADLVLAHGLLEVVDDPAAVLAALAAAVVPGGAVSVLVANRHAAILQRALAGRLGEARELLVAESGVLGGGRETVLRRFDAEALRAQLIDVGLEVISLQGDGVVADFVPGGVREEDLAEFELAAASVPPLRDISSRLHFLAHRPA